A stretch of Acidobacteriota bacterium DNA encodes these proteins:
- a CDS encoding MFS transporter, with translation MSNAVATPGNGAPEPPRSWAGRVAGALAHRDFRLVWFAALGSTIGTWMQKFAQSLLVLDLTGSNFYLGLDDFLSQLPILLFILIGGVVADRYDRRRLLTGSQLIQAFSAFALAALVFWNQITIWHVLTLSFISGLGQAFGGPAYQSLLPSLVPRRDLPNAIALNSTQFNLSRILGPMGGTAVLLSLGTAACFLLNGLSFFLVVVALMLIKVPLPVPHEGPRRRIMTDLRHGLSYVRSQRLIMTLIALVVVSMFLAMPIVTFLPTVARTVLAPTGGSAETQLFFLMACQGFGAVTGALLIGTAGGRFQHMGRMLLIVQFLMGLVIVAFGFSTTPAISYILIFLGGIAFMALFSMSFSIVQLVVPDELRGRVVSIYMVALRGGGPLGALVSGYFADIYSAPTVMIVNGALLSLITLGVVLSGKASSLKTI, from the coding sequence TTGTCCAATGCAGTCGCCACGCCCGGCAACGGGGCGCCGGAACCGCCTCGCAGTTGGGCTGGGCGCGTCGCGGGCGCACTCGCCCACCGCGACTTCCGGCTTGTCTGGTTCGCGGCGCTCGGGTCCACCATCGGCACCTGGATGCAGAAGTTCGCCCAGAGCCTGTTGGTGCTGGACCTCACGGGATCGAACTTCTACCTTGGGCTCGATGACTTCCTGTCGCAGCTCCCGATCCTGCTCTTCATCCTGATCGGCGGCGTGGTGGCCGATCGGTATGACCGGCGCCGCTTGCTGACCGGGTCGCAACTGATACAGGCCTTTTCGGCGTTCGCACTGGCGGCTCTGGTCTTCTGGAACCAGATCACCATCTGGCATGTGCTGACGCTCTCGTTCATTTCCGGGCTCGGCCAGGCCTTCGGTGGTCCGGCCTACCAGTCGTTGCTGCCCTCGCTCGTGCCGCGACGCGACCTGCCGAACGCCATTGCGCTCAACTCGACGCAGTTCAACCTGTCGCGGATCCTCGGCCCCATGGGTGGAACCGCGGTCCTGCTCTCACTGGGAACGGCCGCCTGCTTCCTTCTCAACGGCCTGTCGTTCTTCCTGGTGGTGGTCGCGTTGATGCTGATCAAGGTCCCCCTGCCGGTGCCGCACGAGGGACCGCGCCGGCGCATCATGACCGACCTCCGGCACGGGCTGTCCTATGTTCGCAGCCAGCGTCTCATCATGACGCTCATCGCGCTTGTGGTGGTCAGCATGTTCCTGGCCATGCCGATCGTGACCTTTCTGCCCACCGTGGCGCGCACGGTGCTCGCACCCACTGGTGGCTCCGCTGAGACGCAACTGTTTTTCCTCATGGCCTGCCAGGGTTTTGGGGCAGTCACTGGAGCGTTGCTCATCGGCACGGCAGGCGGGCGATTTCAGCATATGGGCCGCATGCTGCTCATCGTCCAGTTCCTGATGGGCCTCGTCATTGTGGCGTTCGGCTTCTCCACTACGCCCGCCATCAGCTACATCCTGATCTTCCTGGGCGGCATCGCGTTCATGGCGCTGTTCTCGATGAGCTTTTCCATCGTCCAGCTCGTCGTCCCCGATGAACTGCGCGGCCGTGTGGTCAGCATCTACATGGTCGCGCTTCGCGGCGGCGGTCCGCTCGGGGCGCTGGTTTCGGGCTATTTCGCCGACATCTACTCCGCTCCAACCGTCATGATCGTCAATGGCGCGCTCCTCTCGCTCATCACCCTGGGCGTGGTGCTCTCCGGCAAGGCGTCGAGCCTGAAAACGATTTAG
- a CDS encoding response regulator transcription factor codes for MARILVVEDSQDIADLIAHYLQGAGYTTTMAANGSEGLKLARATTPDAIILDLMLPGMDGLHICQALRGEPATAAIPIIMLTARGEESDRVRGLEFGADDYVTKPFSPKELVARVGALLRRIQRPVAAGKVLAYGPLTIDIDKHVVRVQGEELRLTAKEFMLLRYLIEHRGRVLSRDLLLTDVWSYQYTGGTRTVDVHIRRLREKVPFLGNAISTIKQFGYKLEDPAPAS; via the coding sequence GTGGCCCGGATCCTTGTCGTTGAAGATAGCCAGGACATTGCGGACCTCATCGCGCACTACCTGCAGGGCGCGGGCTACACCACGACCATGGCAGCCAACGGGAGCGAGGGGTTGAAGCTCGCTCGCGCGACAACGCCAGACGCGATCATTCTGGACCTGATGCTGCCGGGCATGGACGGGCTCCACATCTGCCAGGCGCTGCGAGGCGAACCGGCCACCGCAGCCATTCCCATCATCATGCTGACGGCGCGTGGTGAAGAATCCGATCGCGTCCGTGGTCTGGAGTTTGGCGCAGACGACTACGTCACCAAGCCGTTCAGTCCCAAGGAACTGGTGGCGCGGGTGGGCGCGCTCCTCCGCCGCATTCAGCGGCCGGTGGCAGCCGGCAAAGTGTTGGCCTACGGCCCCCTGACGATCGACATCGACAAACACGTCGTCCGCGTACAGGGCGAGGAACTGCGCCTGACGGCCAAGGAGTTTATGCTCCTGCGCTACCTCATCGAACACCGCGGTCGCGTCCTTTCGCGCGACCTGCTCCTGACCGACGTGTGGAGTTACCAATACACAGGCGGCACGCGTACGGTGGATGTGCACATCCGGCGACTGCGAGAGAAGGTGCCGTTCCTCGGCAACGCCATCAGCACCATCAAACAGTTCGGGTACAAACTCGAAGACCCCGCGCCCGCATCGTGA
- a CDS encoding PAS domain-containing protein, whose amino-acid sequence MARVLDETARDLGARLTDVARERAHMDAVLQGMAEGAVLVDRGGRLVISNTAIREMLRLPDDPEGRHFIEVVRHPEVAGQLSAALTGARPTPAEVQLDHGSRRAFVARAVPVEADRGGGAVLVLHDVTELRQADQVRRDFVANVSHELRTPLTAIRGYVEALLDSPLDRDQTQKFLAIIARHAARMERLVTDLLRLARLDARQETLDQTLCQTSPLLAAVVAEMDSAIEARDLRVTTRVSADADAVFGDPAKLHDVFRNLLENAINYSPQGGEIEVAATREGESVDVSVSDSGPGIPAGELHRIFERFYRVDRSRTRDPGGTGLGLSIVRHLVELHGGRVWALNREGGGAVVHVRLPDRPPSSTPTG is encoded by the coding sequence GTGGCACGGGTGCTCGACGAAACCGCGCGCGACCTGGGCGCCCGGTTGACCGATGTGGCTCGCGAACGGGCCCACATGGACGCCGTCCTGCAAGGCATGGCCGAGGGCGCAGTCCTCGTGGACCGTGGTGGCCGGCTCGTCATCAGCAACACGGCGATTCGCGAGATGCTCCGCCTGCCAGACGACCCCGAGGGCCGCCACTTCATCGAAGTGGTGCGCCATCCCGAAGTGGCCGGCCAACTCTCTGCCGCGCTCACCGGCGCGCGCCCCACGCCGGCCGAGGTTCAGCTTGACCACGGATCAAGGCGCGCCTTTGTGGCTCGAGCTGTGCCGGTGGAGGCCGACCGCGGCGGTGGCGCGGTGCTCGTGCTGCACGACGTCACGGAGTTGCGTCAGGCCGATCAAGTGCGGCGCGACTTCGTGGCGAATGTGTCTCATGAGTTGCGCACGCCTCTCACCGCCATTCGCGGCTACGTGGAGGCGTTGCTCGACTCTCCACTGGACCGCGATCAGACGCAGAAGTTCCTCGCCATCATTGCCCGTCACGCCGCACGTATGGAGCGGCTCGTGACCGACCTGCTCCGGTTGGCCCGGCTCGATGCGAGACAAGAGACGCTCGACCAGACGTTGTGCCAGACAAGTCCCCTCCTCGCCGCAGTGGTCGCCGAGATGGACAGCGCGATTGAAGCGCGCGATCTGCGCGTCACCACGCGTGTCAGTGCCGATGCCGACGCCGTGTTTGGTGACCCGGCCAAACTGCACGACGTCTTTCGCAACCTGCTTGAGAATGCGATCAACTACAGCCCTCAGGGTGGCGAGATCGAGGTGGCCGCCACACGCGAGGGCGAATCGGTCGACGTGTCGGTGAGCGACTCGGGGCCCGGCATTCCTGCCGGCGAACTGCATCGCATCTTTGAACGCTTCTATCGGGTGGACCGCTCCCGCACGCGCGACCCTGGCGGCACCGGATTGGGCCTGTCGATCGTCAGGCATCTGGTGGAACTTCACGGCGGTCGCGTGTGGGCACTCAACCGCGAGGGCGGCGGCGCTGTCGTGCACGTTCGCCTGCCTGACCGACCGCCCTCCTCCACGCCAACTGGCTGA
- a CDS encoding LysE family translocator, translated as MDPLFVAYLSLTAALVVTPGATTAVVVRNTLASGWRGGLAAALGAAAGNAAHATAAGLGLAVVIARNPALLLAIQLAGGLYLAWLGFASAGRLIRGEALPISGEILDAHATTEHHHAVREGVTVNLLNPAIATFYLAVVPSFLPAGAPRGYYVQLAAAHVGMAFVCHSLWAFGLDRLRHLLVRPSARRALEGLTAAALLLLAARVLASSNW; from the coding sequence GTGGATCCCCTGTTTGTTGCGTACCTCTCGCTGACGGCGGCGCTGGTCGTCACGCCGGGCGCCACCACCGCCGTCGTGGTGCGCAACACGCTGGCCTCCGGATGGCGTGGCGGACTGGCTGCCGCACTGGGAGCCGCCGCCGGCAACGCGGCCCATGCCACGGCCGCCGGCCTGGGGCTGGCCGTCGTCATCGCACGGAACCCGGCACTGCTCCTGGCCATTCAACTGGCCGGCGGGCTCTACTTGGCGTGGCTCGGGTTCGCCAGTGCGGGGCGACTCATCCGCGGAGAGGCCTTGCCCATCTCAGGCGAGATCCTCGATGCTCACGCCACCACTGAGCATCATCACGCCGTGCGAGAGGGCGTCACGGTCAATCTCCTCAACCCTGCCATCGCGACGTTTTACCTCGCGGTGGTCCCGTCGTTCCTGCCGGCCGGCGCACCGCGCGGCTACTACGTGCAACTTGCAGCGGCGCATGTGGGCATGGCGTTTGTGTGCCACAGCCTCTGGGCGTTTGGATTGGATCGACTCCGCCACCTGCTCGTGAGACCATCCGCGCGCCGGGCCCTCGAAGGCCTCACCGCCGCCGCGCTGCTACTCCTCGCCGCGCGCGTACTCGCCTCATCGAACTGGTAG
- a CDS encoding inorganic phosphate transporter has protein sequence MDAALVTIVVVVVVALIFDYINGFHDAANSIATVVSTRVLSPGQAVVWAAFFNFIAAFFFGTAVAKTVGQGMVDLNIVTYGVILAGLTGAIVWNLITWYWGLPTSSSHALFGGYAGAAVAKAGFSAIIVSGWTKTLIFIVVAPLIGLAVGLMLMTAIFWTCRNTTPTRVDRWFRRLQLTSAAAFSLMHGANDAQKTMGIITGALVTGGYLTTFVVPFWVVMAAHGAIGLGTLTGGWRIIKTMGSKITKLQPVGGFAAETGAAVAIYTATALGVGISTTHTITGAIIGVGATRRLSAVRWGVARQIVWAWILTIPASAFIGAISFYVLHYFGPEL, from the coding sequence ATGGATGCGGCACTCGTAACGATCGTCGTGGTGGTGGTCGTTGCGCTGATTTTCGACTACATCAACGGTTTTCACGACGCGGCGAACTCCATCGCCACGGTGGTCTCCACACGCGTGTTGTCACCGGGCCAGGCGGTGGTGTGGGCGGCGTTTTTTAATTTCATCGCGGCCTTCTTCTTTGGCACGGCGGTGGCGAAGACGGTCGGCCAGGGCATGGTGGACCTCAATATCGTCACCTACGGTGTGATCCTGGCGGGCCTGACGGGGGCAATCGTCTGGAACCTGATCACCTGGTATTGGGGACTGCCCACCAGTTCTTCGCATGCGCTGTTCGGGGGATACGCCGGAGCCGCGGTCGCCAAGGCGGGGTTCTCGGCCATCATCGTGTCGGGCTGGACCAAGACGCTGATCTTCATTGTGGTGGCGCCGCTGATTGGGTTGGCGGTCGGCCTGATGTTGATGACGGCCATTTTCTGGACGTGCCGCAACACAACACCTACACGTGTGGACCGCTGGTTTCGACGCTTGCAGCTGACGTCGGCGGCGGCGTTCAGTCTCATGCACGGCGCCAATGACGCGCAGAAGACGATGGGCATCATTACCGGCGCGCTGGTTACCGGGGGATACCTCACGACGTTTGTGGTGCCGTTCTGGGTGGTGATGGCCGCACACGGCGCCATTGGCCTCGGCACGCTGACCGGGGGGTGGCGCATCATCAAGACGATGGGGTCCAAGATCACCAAGTTGCAGCCCGTCGGCGGGTTCGCGGCGGAGACGGGCGCGGCCGTGGCGATCTACACGGCCACGGCGCTGGGAGTGGGCATCAGCACGACGCACACCATCACGGGCGCCATCATCGGCGTTGGCGCGACACGCCGCCTGTCGGCCGTGCGGTGGGGCGTGGCGCGGCAAATCGTCTGGGCGTGGATCCTCACGATCCCAGCGTCGGCCTTCATCGGGGCGATCAGTTTCTACGTCCTTCACTACTTCGGGCCGGAACTCTAG
- a CDS encoding DUF47 domain-containing protein, protein MGFRFSLIPREEQFFTLYMATTAEIKAAAGHLKQMLEADPPDDAKVDVIRDAEHRCDTLTHDTIQRLHRTFITPFDREDLYAMATSLDNVMDAIDHSASLVRNYHIKIIPKGARELAHIVTQSAERLHAAMEALSTKAPIQPHTVEINRLENEADRAYQVAIQKLFETETDPISLIKSKDLLDVLEQITDCCEDVANVIESIVVKHG, encoded by the coding sequence GTGGGCTTTCGTTTCAGTCTGATTCCCAGGGAAGAGCAGTTCTTTACGCTGTATATGGCGACGACGGCCGAGATTAAGGCCGCCGCCGGGCATCTGAAACAGATGCTCGAGGCCGACCCGCCCGACGACGCCAAGGTTGATGTCATCAGGGACGCCGAACATCGCTGCGACACCCTGACGCACGACACCATCCAGCGTCTGCACCGCACGTTCATCACGCCATTCGATCGCGAAGATCTCTATGCCATGGCGACGTCGCTCGACAACGTGATGGACGCCATCGACCACTCGGCGTCACTGGTGCGCAACTACCACATCAAAATCATCCCCAAGGGGGCGCGCGAACTGGCGCACATCGTGACCCAGTCGGCCGAACGGCTGCACGCCGCCATGGAGGCGCTCTCCACCAAGGCGCCGATCCAGCCACACACCGTCGAGATCAACAGGCTCGAAAATGAGGCGGACCGCGCCTATCAGGTGGCGATCCAGAAGTTGTTCGAGACCGAAACGGATCCCATCAGCCTCATCAAGTCCAAGGACTTGCTGGATGTGCTCGAGCAGATCACCGACTGCTGCGAAGACGTGGCCAACGTCATCGAGAGCATCGTCGTGAAACACGGGTAG
- a CDS encoding response regulator transcription factor: protein MPAPAPTRILVVDDESDIAGLIKHTLERSGDVEVTIVGTGDAALKSVFDSPPDLMILDLNLPVLSGSEVCRLLRAKPATAQLPIIMLTARTGESDRVSGLDLGADDYITKPFSVRELAARVRAVLRRKQGGAEPPPQVYQMGRLFADFDAVMVSVDGDPVRLTRREFELLKCLVENRNRVLSRDRLLERVWGYDHYVETRSVDVHVGRLRSKLRTVGRQIETVVGLGYRFVEETPGN, encoded by the coding sequence ATGCCAGCCCCTGCGCCGACCCGGATTCTCGTGGTGGACGACGAAAGTGATATCGCCGGCCTCATCAAACACACGCTTGAGCGGTCGGGCGACGTGGAGGTCACAATCGTGGGTACTGGCGATGCCGCCCTGAAATCGGTATTCGACAGCCCTCCGGACCTGATGATTCTCGACCTCAACCTGCCGGTGCTGAGCGGGTCGGAAGTCTGCCGGTTGCTGCGCGCCAAGCCGGCCACCGCCCAGTTGCCCATCATCATGCTGACGGCTCGCACGGGAGAATCCGACCGTGTGTCGGGTCTGGATTTGGGTGCCGACGACTACATCACCAAGCCCTTCAGTGTGCGCGAACTGGCCGCGCGGGTGCGCGCCGTTCTGCGGCGCAAACAAGGCGGCGCCGAGCCGCCGCCACAGGTGTACCAGATGGGAAGATTGTTTGCGGACTTTGACGCGGTGATGGTGAGTGTCGACGGCGATCCCGTGCGGCTGACCCGGCGTGAATTTGAACTGTTGAAATGCCTGGTGGAGAACCGCAACCGGGTGCTGTCGCGCGACCGCCTCCTGGAGCGCGTCTGGGGCTACGACCACTACGTGGAAACGCGGTCGGTTGACGTGCATGTGGGGCGGCTTCGCTCCAAACTCCGCACCGTCGGGCGCCAGATCGAGACCGTCGTGGGTCTCGGCTACCGATTCGTCGAAGAGACCCCGGGGAATTAA
- a CDS encoding TonB-dependent receptor, which yields MFTLPHSRPCFGGIHMMKMLYRVGLTLACLALGTASAAAQARTGKVTGRVLDAINASPLPGVTVEVVGTAQTTFTDLDGKYSLDLPVGKHQIKVTLSGFVDRVLSIDLTATSPRTVDVTLALAGFSEQMTVVGQITDAETTSTAVQLLERRRATTINDNMGSQEMKSNADSNAASALQRVTGLSVVDNSYVFVRGLGERYSNTTLGGAVLPSTEPDRKVVALDMFPAGMLDNVSVIKSFTPDRSAEFAGGLVELNMSKLPNKMMLDVSYTYGANSLVQGKSVLDHTSGDRDWLGLTNKSRALPSAFPNRRVIRGGIYTPEVGVDAATLETLGESLVNAWSPQRVDGAPNQGFSVAFGNRYGRLGVSASLTQSQKSDYQEESLVFYSAEGGTTLTPFSTYDYQVGATRGSLAGLANLAYQLNNNHRLSVQGFSTNKGKRETRTFQGYNDDSGKDFRNARLLWEEESLQTVQVTGEHFFPTISSSRLDWRATVGRSNRDEPDIRETLYEKLPAGTVYTISDESQSGLRMWNDLDEDSIDLGANWSVAFSGPRGLPGMIKFGPSYTERTRNFDSRRFRFVPLAGIPNVPGVPTFDLSQSPENLFSAANIGSRYELREETRTTDSYDAEQRVVAGYGMLDLSLTNRSRLILGARIENFRQTVDTFDLFDTNLDGTTESIRAEIKKTDIFPAVNFVQALSASQNLRVGFSQTVNRPEFREVAPFEFTDIVGGRAVVGNPELERSLIQNFDVRWEWFGGAEEVLAATAYFKRFDKPIERIVEATSALRTSFLNAKSARNAGVELEMRKRLTSRFLAGVNYTFVDSSISLNTTQTTTLTSLERPLSGTSKHIFNGMLEARLPFVTARVLYNSFSDRIADVGSFGLPDIFEEGRSTVDVALSANIKRLRIRVSGENLNNTEVRFLQGAGNKQRVYSLGRTWAVQFGISAF from the coding sequence ATGTTCACACTTCCGCACTCGCGGCCGTGTTTTGGAGGGATTCACATGATGAAGATGTTGTACCGGGTGGGCCTGACGCTGGCCTGCCTCGCCCTGGGGACGGCAAGCGCAGCGGCGCAGGCTCGAACGGGCAAGGTCACCGGCCGTGTGCTGGATGCCATTAACGCGTCGCCACTGCCGGGCGTCACCGTGGAGGTGGTCGGCACCGCGCAGACGACATTCACCGACCTGGATGGCAAATACTCGCTGGACCTGCCTGTCGGCAAACACCAGATCAAGGTCACCCTGTCGGGATTTGTGGACCGTGTCCTGTCGATCGACCTGACCGCGACCAGCCCGCGCACCGTGGATGTGACACTGGCGCTGGCCGGGTTCTCTGAGCAGATGACGGTGGTCGGTCAGATTACCGACGCGGAGACCACCAGCACGGCCGTGCAGCTGCTTGAGCGCCGGCGCGCCACCACCATCAACGACAACATGGGCAGCCAGGAAATGAAGTCCAACGCCGATAGCAACGCCGCCTCGGCCTTGCAGCGCGTCACGGGCCTCTCGGTTGTGGACAACTCCTATGTGTTCGTGCGCGGCCTTGGTGAGCGGTATTCGAACACCACACTGGGCGGTGCGGTCCTCCCCTCCACCGAGCCCGATCGCAAAGTCGTTGCGCTCGATATGTTCCCGGCCGGGATGCTCGACAACGTGTCTGTCATCAAGTCGTTCACACCCGACCGCTCTGCCGAGTTTGCGGGCGGCCTCGTGGAACTCAACATGTCCAAGCTCCCCAACAAGATGATGCTTGACGTGTCGTACACGTACGGCGCCAACAGTCTGGTGCAGGGCAAGAGCGTGCTTGATCACACCTCAGGCGACCGCGACTGGCTGGGCCTCACCAACAAGAGCCGTGCTCTGCCTTCCGCATTCCCCAACCGTCGAGTGATTCGCGGCGGCATCTACACTCCGGAAGTCGGCGTCGACGCGGCGACGCTCGAAACGCTCGGCGAATCGCTCGTAAACGCGTGGAGCCCGCAGCGTGTCGATGGCGCACCGAACCAGGGCTTCAGCGTGGCCTTTGGCAACCGATACGGCCGTCTCGGCGTGTCGGCCAGCCTCACGCAGTCGCAAAAGTCGGACTACCAGGAAGAATCGCTCGTCTTCTACTCGGCTGAAGGCGGCACCACCCTGACGCCATTCTCCACCTATGACTATCAGGTGGGCGCCACGCGTGGATCGTTGGCTGGCCTTGCGAACCTGGCCTATCAGCTCAACAACAACCATCGCCTGTCGGTGCAGGGCTTCTCCACCAACAAAGGCAAGCGCGAGACGCGCACATTCCAGGGTTACAACGACGACTCGGGCAAAGACTTCCGCAACGCCCGGCTGCTGTGGGAAGAAGAGAGCCTGCAGACCGTTCAGGTGACCGGCGAACACTTCTTTCCGACGATTTCGAGCAGCCGGCTCGACTGGCGCGCCACGGTCGGCCGCAGCAACCGCGACGAGCCGGACATCCGCGAAACGCTCTACGAGAAGCTCCCGGCGGGCACGGTCTACACCATCTCCGATGAATCGCAGAGCGGTCTGCGGATGTGGAACGACCTCGACGAAGACTCGATCGACCTTGGTGCGAACTGGAGCGTGGCCTTCAGCGGGCCCAGGGGCCTGCCGGGCATGATCAAGTTCGGTCCTTCCTACACCGAGCGAACCCGTAACTTCGACTCCCGGCGTTTCCGTTTCGTGCCGCTCGCCGGCATCCCGAACGTGCCAGGCGTGCCGACGTTTGACCTGAGCCAGTCGCCCGAAAACCTCTTCTCGGCAGCCAACATCGGGTCGCGATACGAACTGCGCGAAGAAACCCGGACGACCGACTCGTATGACGCGGAACAGCGCGTGGTCGCCGGCTACGGCATGCTGGACCTGTCGCTGACCAACCGCAGCCGTCTCATCCTGGGCGCCCGTATTGAGAACTTCCGCCAGACGGTGGATACGTTCGACCTGTTCGACACCAACCTGGATGGCACCACCGAGTCCATCCGAGCCGAGATCAAGAAGACCGATATCTTCCCGGCTGTGAATTTCGTCCAGGCCCTCTCGGCCAGCCAGAACCTGCGCGTGGGCTTCAGCCAGACCGTCAACCGCCCCGAGTTCCGGGAAGTGGCGCCGTTCGAGTTCACCGACATCGTTGGCGGACGCGCGGTGGTGGGCAACCCTGAACTCGAGCGTTCACTCATTCAGAACTTCGACGTGCGGTGGGAGTGGTTCGGCGGCGCCGAAGAAGTGCTCGCCGCCACGGCCTACTTCAAGCGGTTCGACAAGCCCATTGAGCGCATTGTTGAAGCGACATCTGCCCTGCGCACGTCGTTCCTGAACGCCAAGTCGGCCCGTAACGCCGGCGTGGAACTGGAAATGCGCAAACGGTTGACGTCACGATTCCTGGCGGGCGTCAACTACACGTTCGTGGACTCGAGCATTTCGCTGAACACGACGCAGACCACCACGTTGACCTCGCTCGAGCGTCCGCTCTCCGGGACGTCGAAGCACATCTTCAACGGCATGTTGGAGGCGAGGCTGCCGTTTGTGACAGCACGTGTCCTCTACAACAGCTTCAGCGACCGCATCGCCGACGTCGGTTCATTTGGCCTGCCGGACATCTTTGAGGAAGGCCGCAGCACTGTCGACGTGGCCCTCTCGGCCAACATCAAGCGACTGCGGATCCGTGTGTCGGGCGAGAACCTGAACAACACCGAAGTCCGCTTCCTCCAGGGCGCCGGCAACAAGCAGCGTGTCTACAGCCTTGGACGCACCTGGGCGGTCCAGTTCGGCATTTCCGCTTTCTAA
- a CDS encoding T9SS C-terminal target domain-containing protein, translating to MRTIIKTLTTLTAAVAIAWTMAPAPVYTQQAGVIGSPVTVAGIDKPVRVIKGRFTSDVTLTNDTYWVLRGAVFIGEPARLTIAAGTRIIGETATRGTLVIERGGQIIANGTALAPIVMTSDQPVGTRFRGDWGGLVINGRAPLNLPGGTAIGEGSTGVYGGTNPADNSGILRYVRVEFAGIEFSPDNELNGIAFQGVGNGTIVENIQIHYNKDDGIEMFGGTVNIKRVVLTNIGDDNIDWTWGWTGKLQFAVVQQRGDDTDQGIEADNHSTQQNLLPRSAPQIYNITLIGDPNSTIGPESTNGMRLRVGTAGIIRNFIVMGFKAQGIDVRDASTVAGIASGALSVTEGILFQNGRGVNATGSTVNWATNATTVPLRTAAGTRVAETDPMLVDPFNRLAPDWRPKVGSPALVLTPAVPPNDGFFEVALFRGALGPDLATDWTKGWTYYGR from the coding sequence ATGAGAACCATCATCAAGACTCTGACAACCCTCACCGCGGCGGTGGCCATCGCATGGACGATGGCGCCGGCGCCGGTGTATACGCAGCAGGCCGGCGTCATCGGCAGCCCGGTCACTGTCGCCGGTATCGACAAGCCGGTGCGCGTCATCAAAGGACGCTTCACCAGCGACGTGACGCTGACCAACGACACCTACTGGGTGTTGCGCGGCGCCGTGTTCATCGGTGAACCCGCCCGTCTCACCATCGCCGCCGGCACGCGGATTATCGGGGAAACGGCCACGCGCGGCACACTCGTGATCGAGCGCGGCGGACAAATCATCGCAAACGGCACGGCCCTCGCGCCCATCGTCATGACATCGGACCAACCGGTTGGCACCCGATTCCGCGGCGACTGGGGTGGCTTGGTCATCAACGGACGCGCGCCCCTGAACCTCCCCGGCGGCACCGCCATCGGCGAAGGGTCAACCGGCGTGTATGGCGGCACCAACCCTGCCGACAACTCGGGCATCCTCCGCTACGTGCGCGTCGAGTTCGCCGGCATCGAGTTCAGCCCCGACAACGAGCTGAATGGCATCGCCTTCCAGGGCGTGGGTAACGGCACGATCGTCGAGAACATCCAGATCCACTACAACAAGGACGACGGGATCGAGATGTTCGGCGGCACGGTGAACATCAAGCGCGTGGTGCTCACCAACATCGGCGACGACAACATCGACTGGACCTGGGGATGGACCGGCAAGCTGCAGTTCGCGGTGGTGCAGCAGCGCGGCGACGACACCGACCAGGGTATTGAAGCGGACAACCACAGCACCCAGCAGAACCTGCTGCCGCGGTCAGCGCCGCAGATTTACAACATCACCCTCATCGGCGACCCGAACTCCACCATCGGCCCCGAGAGCACCAACGGCATGCGACTGCGGGTCGGTACCGCCGGGATCATCCGCAACTTCATTGTCATGGGCTTCAAGGCACAGGGCATCGACGTGCGCGACGCTTCGACTGTCGCGGGTATTGCGAGCGGAGCCCTGTCAGTCACCGAGGGTATCCTGTTCCAGAACGGCCGCGGGGTGAACGCCACGGGCTCAACCGTGAACTGGGCGACGAACGCCACCACGGTTCCCTTGCGGACGGCCGCGGGCACCAGAGTGGCCGAGACGGATCCGATGCTGGTAGACCCGTTCAATCGGCTGGCTCCGGATTGGCGCCCAAAGGTGGGATCGCCGGCCCTCGTGCTGACGCCGGCGGTGCCGCCCAACGATGGGTTTTTCGAAGTCGCCCTGTTCCGCGGCGCGCTGGGGCCGGACCTGGCCACGGATTGGACCAAGGGCTGGACCTACTACGGCCGGTGA
- the arsD gene encoding arsenite efflux transporter metallochaperone ArsD, whose protein sequence is MTVVRVFDPAMCCSTGVCGPSVDPDLARFSANLDWLKSQGVSVERFNLAQQPAMFADDDQVKGVLQAKGPQGLPIVMVNGEVKSTGVYPTRVDLAGWAGVEAKVSLGKPIILTNTNTSGCC, encoded by the coding sequence ATGACCGTAGTGCGTGTATTCGATCCAGCGATGTGTTGTTCGACTGGTGTGTGCGGTCCGTCGGTCGACCCCGATCTGGCGAGGTTCTCGGCGAACCTCGACTGGCTCAAGTCGCAAGGCGTCTCGGTCGAACGATTCAACCTCGCCCAACAGCCCGCGATGTTTGCCGACGATGACCAGGTGAAGGGTGTATTGCAGGCGAAGGGTCCCCAAGGCCTGCCCATCGTGATGGTGAACGGTGAGGTGAAGAGCACCGGCGTGTATCCGACGCGCGTGGACCTGGCGGGTTGGGCCGGCGTCGAAGCCAAGGTCTCACTCGGCAAGCCGATCATCCTCACCAACACCAACACCTCTGGCTGCTGTTGA